The genomic DNA GATGCCCAGTACGGAGGCGATCAGTGCCGCATCGATGGCTGCGGCAGAGGTCTTCAGGAGCCCCACTAGCACGATCAGGCCGACTCCGGAGAAGAAGACGAGGTCGCCGACGACGGCTCGGCTGGCGGGGTCCGGTGCGGTGGCCACGCGGAAAAGTCCGACCAGGATCGTGGCACCGAGCAGTCCGACGGTCACCCACAGGACGACGCTCATCGCTCTTCCTCCGAGGTGGTGGGGCGGTCGGGACGCGCGTCCCGAACGTGGTCATGAGCCTTTCGGGCAGCCTGGCCGTCCGCGAATCGCTCGTCGGCAAGTCCTCCCCGGCGAGCGCGCAGGGAGGCGTCCGCCCCTCCGCTTCCCCGGGTGGCCCGCAGCAGTCGCTCCTCCATCTCGGAGAGATCTGCTGTCACCTGGTCTCGTGACTCGGCAAACAGCGCGTGCACGAACAGGCTGGAGCTCTCCTCGAGGGTGCCGTGCGCGATGCCCACCACCAGCGTGCCAGGGGTGATCGTGATCGATGAGGCCATCATGATGATCTCGACGTCGGTGGTGGCCCGCAGAGGGTACTCGACGATAGCCGGTGAACTGCGAGTGCCAGGGCTGTAGACGCCCTTGGCCACGTCGACGGAACCCTTGACGATCTCGCCCAGGATCCACAGCACGTAAGAGATCGAGTTCCGCAGGCGTCTCATTGGCCGATCACCGCCTCCACATAGGCGTCGACGTTCAGCAGGTCGGTCGCGGCGGTGTCGATCGTGGGCAGGACCGCGCCGATGCCGACGAACATCGCCAGCGACAGCATCAGCATCGCCGCTCCCGGCATGGCCAGAGACCATCTCACGCGCACATCGTCCGGAAGGGGCACGGGGGCGCCGCGCCCTGTCCGCGGGTCGTCCGGGCGGTACGTGGTCATGTCCTCGCCCCATGCCATGCCGCGCCACACTCGCTGCAAGCCCAGTAGCGAGCCCACCGATGCGATGATCACGGCGAGGATCGCCGCCCACCCGAGCACGACACCCCCGGACGTCGCCTGCTCGGCGGAGGCCCCCAGCAGTCCCACCTTGCCCCACAGGCCCGACGTGGGCGGCAGGCCGACGAGGCTGAACAAGCCGAGAGCGAGGATCGCAATCACCCAGGGGTCGCGTCGCGCGAGGCCAGAGAGGTGATCCAGGCGACCGGATCCGTAGGTGTGCTCGATCGCGCCGGTGGTCAGCAGGAGGGCGGACATGGTGACCACGTGGTGCACCAGATACAGGATGCCGGCGGTGACGGAAAGCTGGGTGAACAGCGCCAGGCCGAGCAGGATATGACCCACGCCGGAAACCATCTGGTGCCCCATGGCTGTCCGCACGCGCGTGGCGCCCGCGGTGGAGAACGCCCCCACCAGGATCGTGACGAGCACCAGCGCCGCGAGGACCACCAGGAACGGCAGGCCGTCGGAGAAGGCGACCGCCACGATGCGGTACATCGCATAGAGCGCGACCTTGGTGTGCAGCGCGGAGAACAGAGCCATGACCCCCGCGGACGTTCCCGGATAGGCGCGCGGCAGCCACGAATGGACCGGCACCATGCCGGCTTTCACGGCCAGGGCGAGAAGGACCACGGCAAGTGCCGCAGCGGTCGCCGGGTCGTCGCTGCCGACACCGGCGAGCGAGGCGAGGTTCACGGTGCCCGCTGTGCCGTAGACGAATCCGACACCGATCAGCAAGATCGTCGAGGTGAGCAGATTGACCAGGACGAACAGTCTTCCGATGCCGAGGCGCCGCCAGCCGCCGGTCACGGCGATGAGCGCATAGGACGGCATCAGCATGACCTCAACCCAGACGAACAGGTTGAAGAGGTCACCGGTGAGCAGCGCACCGTTCACCCCGGCGCTAAGAAGCAGCACCAACGAGGGCAGGAATCGGTACCGGGACTCGCCCGTCAGTATCAGAAAGGCACTCGCAGCGAGGGTCGAGACCGCCGTGACCAGGAGCATCACCGCGCTCAGGGAATCGGACACAAAGGGGATCGCCAGCACATCGGAGAATCCGCCCACGGCGTGAGAGATCACCGGCTCGGTGTGGTGATGGATCAGCAGGCCGAGGCCACCGAGGCCCACGGCCACGGGCGCGCCGATCAGGATGACGGTCTGGACAGCGCGACGGCGGACGAGCAGCAGAACGGCAGCTCCCAGCAGGGGGACCACCACGAACAGGGGCAGTAGAGACGGTGGCACGGTAGGGATCATGAGTCGTGGCTCTCCCCGGTCGCGGGGTGCCGGGACATGTCGTCGTCCCGGCCGATCACGGCAAGGGTCAACATGAAGATGGTGACCGCCATGGTGATGACGATCGCGGTGAGCACGAACGCCTGCGGCAGCGGATCGGCCATCTCCGCCCGGGCGGAGAGATCGGTCAGCGGCTCGGCCCGCCAGCCCGGCACGCCCGTCGCCAACAGGACGAAGTTCGCGGCATGGCTGAGCAGCGTCATCCCGAACACCGCGCGGACCATGCTGCGCTGCAGCAGGAGGTAGACACCGCCGGCGACGAGGACGGCCACGGTCAGGCTGAGGATCATCGGCGGCCCGCCTCCTTCGGTTTCGTGCCGACGGTCAGGTGCGAGGTGCCTACCCCGACGCGGCGACGCCGAGGCACGGTCTCGCCCCGGGTGGTGTCCAGCGGGCCCGGCAGCTCGCCCTCGACCGCCTCGTCGGTCCGTTCCCGGGTGCCCTCGCCCGGCGGGACGGTCCCGGTGGACGCCCCGGCTCCCAGAAGGTTCACCGCGACCATGACCAGGCCCAACACCGCAAAATACACACCGAGGTCGAAGATCATCGAGGTCGAGACATGGGCCGCCAGAAGGTGACCGTGCAACGGCTCGAGGAATCCGCCCCGGAGGAAACCGATGACCCCGGCGCCGAGGGCCACGGTGATGCCGCCTCCAATGAGGAACAACGGCAGGCGGGGCGGTCCGATCGGACGGTCCGTCGAGGTGGACAGGTACATGAGGGCGACGATCGCGGAACCG from Brachybacterium sacelli includes the following:
- a CDS encoding monovalent cation/H+ antiporter complex subunit F, which produces MSVVLWVTVGLLGATILVGLFRVATAPDPASRAVVGDLVFFSGVGLIVLVGLLKTSAAAIDAALIASVLGILATVALARILTRGRR
- a CDS encoding sodium:proton antiporter, giving the protein MILSLTVAVLVAGGVYLLLQRSMVRAVFGMTLLSHAANFVLLATGVPGWRAEPLTDLSARAEMADPLPQAFVLTAIVITMAVTIFMLTLAVIGRDDDMSRHPATGESHDS
- a CDS encoding Na+/H+ antiporter subunit E translates to MRRLRNSISYVLWILGEIVKGSVDVAKGVYSPGTRSSPAIVEYPLRATTDVEIIMMASSITITPGTLVVGIAHGTLEESSSLFVHALFAESRDQVTADLSEMEERLLRATRGSGGADASLRARRGGLADERFADGQAARKAHDHVRDARPDRPTTSEEER
- a CDS encoding proton-conducting transporter membrane subunit produces the protein MIPTVPPSLLPLFVVVPLLGAAVLLLVRRRAVQTVILIGAPVAVGLGGLGLLIHHHTEPVISHAVGGFSDVLAIPFVSDSLSAVMLLVTAVSTLAASAFLILTGESRYRFLPSLVLLLSAGVNGALLTGDLFNLFVWVEVMLMPSYALIAVTGGWRRLGIGRLFVLVNLLTSTILLIGVGFVYGTAGTVNLASLAGVGSDDPATAAALAVVLLALAVKAGMVPVHSWLPRAYPGTSAGVMALFSALHTKVALYAMYRIVAVAFSDGLPFLVVLAALVLVTILVGAFSTAGATRVRTAMGHQMVSGVGHILLGLALFTQLSVTAGILYLVHHVVTMSALLLTTGAIEHTYGSGRLDHLSGLARRDPWVIAILALGLFSLVGLPPTSGLWGKVGLLGASAEQATSGGVVLGWAAILAVIIASVGSLLGLQRVWRGMAWGEDMTTYRPDDPRTGRGAPVPLPDDVRVRWSLAMPGAAMLMLSLAMFVGIGAVLPTIDTAATDLLNVDAYVEAVIGQ